The region ACAGCCTGTAGCGCACGTTCGGATGACGCGCGCTGAAGGCGCGCAGCATCTCCGCGACGAACTTCACCGACTCAAGCTCGCCCCAGCCTATCGAAATCGTGCCGTCAACGACCTCCTCCTGCTCCGCGAGCTCGCGCTCCGTCTTGTCTATCAGCTCTACTATTTCCTCCGCGCGCCGCCGCAGCAGGACGCCCTCGTTCGTCAGCACGATGTGCCTCGTCCCGCGCTCGAAGAGCCTCACTCCGAGGTCGTCCTCGAGCTGCGCGAGCTGCCGCGAGAGCGTCGGCTGCGTGATATGCAGCAGCTCCGCCGCCTTAGTTATATTCTCTTCGCGCGCCACGGCGAGAAAATAGCGCAGTACGCGTACCTCCATACAGCCGCCCCCTTCTTTCGATTTATCGATTCGTCATATTAAATTCTCCCAATCTTTATTATAGCAAAGGCGTCGCGCGCGGAGATACGTTTCGGGCATGATTCGGCAATTCGGCCTAGGTATTAGACATCGCGGCACGCTTCAAAATAGAATACGCGCATGGAAGCCTCGGCGGGGAAGGCCGCCGCGGAAATGAAAGGAGCGGACGAAAATGAAAATTCTGATTGCCGTGTGCGTCACGGCGCTGCTGACTGCAGTAAGCTCCGCGTGGGCCGGCGGGCCGGCGCGCGTGAAATTCACGTGGGACGGCGGCGAGGCCGTGGCCGAGCTCGACGGCGGCGCCGCCGCGGAAAGTCTGCTCGCGATGCTGCCGCTTACGCTCGACTTCGAGGACTTCAACGGCACGGAGCGCATAGCCTACACGCCCGAAAAGCCCGACACGTCCGGCGCTCCTGAGAGCTATACGCCGAAGGCCGGAGACATAACGATCTACGCGCCGTGGGGCAACATAGCGGTATTTTACAGGCCGTTCCGCGAATCGCGCGGGCTCGTGCCTCTCGGCCGGTTCGTCGAAGGCGCGGACAAAATATCGACGCTCGGCAAAGGCGTGCGCATAGAGGCGATGGAATAGCGTTGTTCTTGACTTAGAGCTTACTCTATAGCTTAGAGTAAATTTTATAACGGACATTCGCGCCGGCGCGCGGAGAGAAATAAACGAAATTGCATCAGGAGGCGAAAAATTTATGAAAAACGGAATGAAAAAGCTCATGGCCGCGGCAGCCGCGGCGTCGGTGCTCGCGGCGGGCGCGTCCTTCGCGGCGGATGACGGCCAGTATCTCGGCAAGACGCAGACCATAATACGCGCAGGAACCTACAAGTCGGTCGAGGGGCCGGCGCAGAACTTCACCGGCAAAGCGCGCATCGACAACATATTCCCCGAGAACGGCCCGGCGAAGTTCAGCGGCGCTTACGTCACCTTCGAGCCAGGCGCGCGCTCCAACTGGCACACCCACCAGATCGGCCAGACCCTCGTCGTGACTATGGGAGTATGCCTCACCGGCACGTGGGGCGGCGAAGTGACGCGCGCATATCCCGGCGACGTCATCCAGTGCCCGCCCGGCGTCAAGCACTGGCACGGCGCTTCTCCCGACGCGGCGATGACCCACGTCTCGATCTGCCAGTCGGACGAGAACGGCAGCGTAGTCGAGTGGATGGAACCCGTCACCGACGAACAGTACGCCAAGGGGCTGACGGACGGCGGCAGCGCCCGGCCGCGCGGATAACGAATAACACAGAAAAATTACACGGATAACGGAGGCTGAAAGAAAATGGCACTTGTTCTGAAAATATTCAAGGCGGGTATGCTTCCCGCGATAGCGCTCGCGTTCATGCTCTCGCTCGCCTGCGGGCGCGGCGAGGCAGCGGGCAAGGCGCTCGTAGTCTACTTCTCGTGGAGCGGCAACACAGAGGCGCTGGCGAAAGAGATACAGGCGCAGACCGGAGCGGACATCTTCCGCATCGAGACCGTCGAGCCCTACCCAGAAGACTACAACGCGACGGTGGACCAGGGACGCGCCGAACAGCGCGCGAACGCCCGCCCCGCGCTGAAACAGGCGAAGATAGACAACCTCGCGGAATACGACACTATATTCATCGGCGCGCCGAACTGGTGGAGCTCGATACCGATGCCGGTCGCGGCATTCCTCGAGGCCAACGACTTCTCCGGCAAGACCGTGGCGCAGTTCGTCACGCACGGCGGCGGCGGGACGGCGAACTGCGACGACGACCTGCGTAAGCTCTGCCCCGGCGCGAAATTCACCGAAGTCCTCTCGATAGGCGGAAGCTCGGCGCGCAGCGCGAAGGGCGAAGTGACCGAGTGGCTCTCCGCGATAGGCTTCACGAAATAAAATAGTCAAACGCGCCGGAATTTAACGGCGGATACGCAAAAGGCCGAAGGGAAGAAATCCTTCGGCCTTTTTTATATTGACGAAAACGACAGAAATTCGCGTCGTTCCGGCAATTTTCAGGCCGTAACTTCCGTCCACGACGCCGAGGCCGGACGAAGCGGCGAAGCTGCGGGCGGCGGAACGCGCGCGGTTTGAGCCGCGCGTTTGCATTTCACGCCGCCGGCGGGTATTCTATAAAAGTACGGAAATTTTGCATTGGAGGACTAAAGCTTTGAAAAAACTCGGATTCGGCTTCATGCGCCTGCCTCTGACGGACAAGGAGGACGTGAAGAGCGTAGACCGCGGACAGGTCAAGAGGATGGTCGACAGGTTCCTCGAGCGCGGCTTCACCTACTTCGACACCGCGTACATGTATCACGACCATACGAGCGAGGACGTGCTGCGCGAGACGCTGGTCGAGCGCCACCCGCGAGAAGCGTTCACCGTCGCGACGAAGCTGCCGCTCATGTTCCTCGAGAAAGAGGGCGACCAGGAGCGCATCTTCGACGAGCAGCTCAAAAAATGCGGCGTCGATTACTTCGACTACTATCTGCTGCACAACGTCAACGCGAACAGCATCGAGAACGTGCGGAAATACGACAGTTTCGGCTTCATCCGCAAGTTGAAGGAAGAGGGGCGCGTCCGCCATATCGGTTTCTCGTTCCACGACGGCGCGGACCTTCTCGACCGCGTGCTCGCGGAGCACCCCGAGACGGAATTCGTGCAGCTTCAGATAAACTACCTCGACTGGGACAACGAGGGCATACAGTCGCGACGCTGCCTCGAAACGGCGCGCCGCTACGGAAAGCCCGTGTTCGTCATGGAGCCGGTAAAGGGCGGATCGCTCGTCGAGATCCCCGACGAGGCCAAGGCTATGTTCGAAGCCTGCACGCCCGGCATGTCGCCCGCGTCGTGGGCCGTGCGCTTCGCGGCGGGGCAGGAGGGCGTCGCGCTCGTGCTGAGCGGAATGTCCTCCTATGAACAGCTGGAAGACAACACGGGCTACATGGAGGACTTCAAGCCGCTCACGGAGCGCGAGCTCGAGACGCTCGAGCGCGCCAAGGGCGCGATAGCCGCGGCGCACGCGATACCATGCACAGCCTGCCGCTACTGCGTCGAAGGCTGTCCGATGGAGATCCCCATACCGGAATACTTCGCGCTCTACAACGCGCATAAGCACACGAAAGCCGGAATCTTCGACGTACAGACCGTCTACTACGCGAACATAGCGAAGACGCGCGCGAAGGCCTCCGCCTGCGTGAGCTGCGGACAGTGCGAGCGCGCCTGCCCGCAGCACATAAAGGTCATAGACCGCCTGAAAGACGTGGCCGCTGCGTTCGAGCCGAATGAGGCGTAAAAAACACGCGCCGCGGCGGCGGAGGTTTTCGGGCGGACGAGCGTAGTGAGCGCCTGAATCTTCGCTAAAGCATGCGGACGGCGCGAAAAAACGGAGAGGCGGGCCCTCTCCGTTTTTTGTATTTGCGTCGTGCGGCTTCGCGTTATCCGCGGCGTTTCAAAGCGAGCGGGACGAGGGCGAGGAGCGCTAGCGCGCCGAAGCCGGCGGAGCATCCGCCGCCTGAGCCGCCGCGCGTTTCTGCCTTTTTGAACGATACGATCGCCGTCGGATCGACGATGCTTCCCGTGCTCTTATCAAGGTCGTATGAGCCGTTGTCTTCGATGTAAAGCGTGACGATGTAGTTTTTGCCGGCGTCGAAGGGGCCTGCGAGCGCTCCGCCGCCGGCTTCTGTCACGGTGAAAGTCCCGTCCTCCGGCTCTTCTCCGGCTTCTTTGTATTCGAGAGCCGTGCCGTCGGCGAACAGTTTGCATATAGCCAAGTCCGCCAGCGCGGCACCGTCGCCGAAGGCGTCTCCGCTCACTTCGAAGGCGACCGCGCCGAGGCCGGTTTGCTCAAGTTTTTCGCTCTGCGCCGTAAAGACTGGGAAGAGCGCGATGTCCTTGACGGTCTTATCCGTGCGGACGCTCATCGCTGCCTTCTTGGCTATCCCGGCGTCGAGGTAGAGGCAGCCGTCGGACTTCCGCAGATCGCCTTCGGAGAAAATGCCGCTTAGGGCCGTCTCGTCCTTCGCGATCTGCGCGTATATCGGAGCGACGCTTTCATGCTCGTTGTCGGGGTCCACAGTCTCCACTTGTTCGGCGAAGCCGTTCCACGCCTCGTACACGTCGAGCGCGCCGTAACGCGAGAAGCCCTCGCGCGCCGTGCTTCCGTCGGCTCCGTCGAGTATCATCTGCTTTATCTCTCCGGCGCTCTTTTCGGGCGTCAGCGAGGCAAGCAGCGCCGCGGCGCCAGTTACGTGAGGGGTCGCCATCGAGGTGCCGCTCGCCGAGATGTAGCCGGAGCTGTCGAACATCTGGCGGTTAAGAAGGTTCGCCGTGCGGCAGGCGGAGTATATAGCCGTGCCCGGAGCGAAGACGTCTACCCACTCTCCGCTCGTGCTGTAGTCGCTATAGCCGATGCCGCCGTTTCCCGGAGTGTCCGGCGCGAGCGTGCCGTCCGCGTTCCGCATCAGAGCGCCTACCGACAGAGTGTTTTCGTGGCGGAACGCGGCGGGGTAGAAGCGCTGTCCGCGCGTCATCCCGCTCGTCGGGGCGTCGATGTTCTGCCCGTCGTTGCCGGCCGCCATGCAGACCAATATGTCCGCGTCGCTGAGCTCCTTGATTTTATAGTCGTAGGCGCTGCCCTCCATCTCCGACGGCCTGAACCAGCCGCCGAGCGACAGATTGACCGCGCGGATGTTGACGCCCGCGCGCTTCGCCGCTATGACGAAGTCTATGCCGCGTATTATGTCGCTCGTCTCGGCCCTGCCGCCGAAAAAACTGGACGAAAAGACGTTGACCGCCATTATGCGCACGCGCCAGTTTATCCCGGCGACGCCCAGCGCGTTGTTCCCAACCGCGCCGATTATGCCCGCCACGTGCGTGCCGTGTCCCTCTACGTCGCCTATGCGGCTCATCTCCTGCATCGTGCCGGAATCTATGTACCACTGTTCGTCCTCGTCGCCCTGCATCGTAGGCTGCGGGCCGACTGGTACTCCAGCGTGCGGAGAGCCGATTCCCAGTGCGCTTATCTCGCTGTGGAACCACGCGCCGTGGCTTCCCGCAAGCGGCACCTCGCCTGTGAGCATGTCAGGATTTTCGGAAATTATGGCGTTAGCCGCCGCCTCGTCGAAGGTGTACATGTTGCCGGCGAGGTCCGGATGGTCGTATATGACGCCGCTGTCTATCACCGCGACTACTACTTCTTCGGAGCCCGTGCCGCGCTCCCATAATTCAGGCGCGCGTATCGCCTCGGGGCCCCATTGTTCGGCCCAATGCTCGTCGTCCGGCGTGACCGACTGCGTCTGCATTATGTAGTTCGGCATGGCGCTGACTACGTTCGGCTCCGCGCGCAGCTTTTCTATAAATTCTTCGGTCGTCATGCCCTCGGGGGCGCGCAGGTGGGCGACGGTCAGGAA is a window of Cloacibacillus sp. An23 DNA encoding:
- a CDS encoding aldo/keto reductase, yielding MKKLGFGFMRLPLTDKEDVKSVDRGQVKRMVDRFLERGFTYFDTAYMYHDHTSEDVLRETLVERHPREAFTVATKLPLMFLEKEGDQERIFDEQLKKCGVDYFDYYLLHNVNANSIENVRKYDSFGFIRKLKEEGRVRHIGFSFHDGADLLDRVLAEHPETEFVQLQINYLDWDNEGIQSRRCLETARRYGKPVFVMEPVKGGSLVEIPDEAKAMFEACTPGMSPASWAVRFAAGQEGVALVLSGMSSYEQLEDNTGYMEDFKPLTERELETLERAKGAIAAAHAIPCTACRYCVEGCPMEIPIPEYFALYNAHKHTKAGIFDVQTVYYANIAKTRAKASACVSCGQCERACPQHIKVIDRLKDVAAAFEPNEA
- a CDS encoding S8 family serine peptidase gives rise to the protein MKLKILLAVLALALAQPVPAASAEEAPRYAEGEAIVVMRGGSGAPAAAPAKNAAGQSLGLAEGAVIQYFNPIKKEDETQTRAASAESAFLTVAHLRAPEGMTTEEFIEKLRAEPNVVSAMPNYIMQTQSVTPDDEHWAEQWGPEAIRAPELWERGTGSEEVVVAVIDSGVIYDHPDLAGNMYTFDEAAANAIISENPDMLTGEVPLAGSHGAWFHSEISALGIGSPHAGVPVGPQPTMQGDEDEQWYIDSGTMQEMSRIGDVEGHGTHVAGIIGAVGNNALGVAGINWRVRIMAVNVFSSSFFGGRAETSDIIRGIDFVIAAKRAGVNIRAVNLSLGGWFRPSEMEGSAYDYKIKELSDADILVCMAAGNDGQNIDAPTSGMTRGQRFYPAAFRHENTLSVGALMRNADGTLAPDTPGNGGIGYSDYSTSGEWVDVFAPGTAIYSACRTANLLNRQMFDSSGYISASGTSMATPHVTGAAALLASLTPEKSAGEIKQMILDGADGSTAREGFSRYGALDVYEAWNGFAEQVETVDPDNEHESVAPIYAQIAKDETALSGIFSEGDLRKSDGCLYLDAGIAKKAAMSVRTDKTVKDIALFPVFTAQSEKLEQTGLGAVAFEVSGDAFGDGAALADLAICKLFADGTALEYKEAGEEPEDGTFTVTEAGGGALAGPFDAGKNYIVTLYIEDNGSYDLDKSTGSIVDPTAIVSFKKAETRGGSGGGCSAGFGALALLALVPLALKRRG
- a CDS encoding flavodoxin, which gives rise to MALVLKIFKAGMLPAIALAFMLSLACGRGEAAGKALVVYFSWSGNTEALAKEIQAQTGADIFRIETVEPYPEDYNATVDQGRAEQRANARPALKQAKIDNLAEYDTIFIGAPNWWSSIPMPVAAFLEANDFSGKTVAQFVTHGGGGTANCDDDLRKLCPGAKFTEVLSIGGSSARSAKGEVTEWLSAIGFTK
- a CDS encoding cyclophilin-like fold protein, with protein sequence MKILIAVCVTALLTAVSSAWAGGPARVKFTWDGGEAVAELDGGAAAESLLAMLPLTLDFEDFNGTERIAYTPEKPDTSGAPESYTPKAGDITIYAPWGNIAVFYRPFRESRGLVPLGRFVEGADKISTLGKGVRIEAME
- a CDS encoding cupin domain-containing protein, with product MKNGMKKLMAAAAAASVLAAGASFAADDGQYLGKTQTIIRAGTYKSVEGPAQNFTGKARIDNIFPENGPAKFSGAYVTFEPGARSNWHTHQIGQTLVVTMGVCLTGTWGGEVTRAYPGDVIQCPPGVKHWHGASPDAAMTHVSICQSDENGSVVEWMEPVTDEQYAKGLTDGGSARPRG